The Archocentrus centrarchus isolate MPI-CPG fArcCen1 chromosome 7, fArcCen1, whole genome shotgun sequence genome window below encodes:
- the LOC115782631 gene encoding solute carrier family 26 member 6-like — translation MEEKDLSSVEYFVKREVLDELHLDEIAQKGTWSTKPTLGDRVKESLRCSVPRLKRILLTWVPVLSWLPHYSIRENAIGDLIAGCSVGIMHLPQGMAYALLASLRPVYGLYTSLFPVLVYFIFGTSRHISIGTFAVISIMVGCVAERLAPDSNFVVNGTNGTETVDIDERDAYRVQIACSLTVLAGIFQILLGVVRFGFVVTYLSEPLVRGYTTGSACHVCVSQLKYLFGISPSRFIGPLSLIYTVVDICSLLPQTKVPELVVSLVALAVLIVVKEINNCYRQKLPLPIPIELIVVIAATIITHFCGLTSKYNIDVVGEIPSGLKVPRAPDATWFSSVVGDAFAIAIVSFAINISLGKTFGLKHGYKVDSNQELVAVGLSNAIGGLFQCYSVTSSLSRSLVQESTGGKTQVAGVISSIIVLITILKIGSLFEDLPKAVLSTIVLVNLKGMFRQFMDLPLLWKTNKADLSVWLVTFISTILLNLDLGLAVSIGFSMLTFIFRTQLPHYSILGNVPGTELYLDTDTYKEANEIPGIKIFRSSTTIYYTNAEMFLEALQEKSGIEIGKLLSAKKKRDAKQKRKQEKEKKKAEQAAKKQNSDMNKENSARTKGESQGNSVASSIYETSADGLSKGHVNLAYQPDITTSDSDSDAGYDCITEFSHHSDEEKGQACKSGTHSIILEISTTSFVDTVTVKTLKNIFRDFGEADLDIYLAGCQACVVEQLEAADFFSVSVPKSRLFVTVHDAVLYILKKRGQTDFVLNVSCSTRM, via the exons atggaggagaagGACTTGTCATCTGTGGAGTATTTTGTGAAGAGGGAGGTTTTGGATGAACTACATCTGGATGAAATAGCTCAAAAAGGGACCTGGTCCACTAAACCAACGCTGGGTGATCGGGTGAAAGAGTCcctgag ATGTTCGGTGCCCAGGCTGAAGCGCATACTTCTAACCTGGGTTCCTGTTCTCAGTTGGTTGCCTCATTACTCCATCAGAGAAAATGCCATCGGGGACTTGATTGCTGGCTGCAGTGTCGGCATCATGCATCTGCCACAGG GTATGGCATATGCTCTTCTGGCTTCCCTGCGTCCAGTATATGGCCTTTATACCTCCCTCTTCCCAGTGCTGGTCTACTTCATATTTGGTACATCCAGACACATTTCTATAG GCACATTTGCTGTGATCAGCATCATGGTCGGGTGTGTGGCAGAAAGGCTGGCACCTGACAGCAACTTTGTGGTGAATGGGACTAATGGGACAGAGACTGTGGACATTGATGAACGCGATGCTTACAGAGTGCAGATCGCCTGTTCCCTCACAGTCTTGGCAGGAATCTTCcag ATTCTGTTGGGTGTGGTGAGGTTTGGCTTTGTGGTCACCTATCTGTCTGAGCCGCTCGTTCGTGGTTACACCACAGGATCAGCATGCCATGTGTGTGTCTCCCAGCTCAAGTACCTGTTTGGAATCTCACCGTCTCGTTTCATTGGCCCTCTGTCCCTCATTTAT ACTGTAGTGGATATTTGCAGCCTGCTGCCACAGACTAAGGTGCCAGAGCTGGTGGTCAGCCTGGTGGCACTCGCTGTTCTCATTGTGGTCAAAGAAATCAATAACTGCTACAGACAGAAGCTGCCTCTGCCTATTCCAATAGAGCTTATAGTT GTCATAGCAGCAACAATCATTACACACTTCTGTGGACTTACTAGTAAATACAACATTGATGTGGTTGGAGAAATTCCCAGTGG GCTCAAGGTCCCTCGTGCTCCAGATGCCACTTGGTTCTCAAGCGTTGTAGGCGATGCTTTTGCTATAGCCATTGTGAGCTTTGCCATCAACATTTCTCTGGGCAAAACATTTGGCCTCAAACATGGTTACAAGGTGGACAGCAACCAG GAGCTGGTCGCTGTGGGTCTCAGTAACGCCATTGGTGGACTGTTTCAGTGTTACTCTGTGACTTCCTCGTTGTCACGGAGTCTTGTCCAGGAGAGCACAGGGGGCAAGACACAA gtTGCGGGGGTGATTTCCTCCATCATTGTGCTGATCACAATTTTGAAAATAGGTTCTCTCTTTGAAGATCTCCCCAAG GCTGTCTTGTCCACAATAGTGCTTGTGAATTTGAAAGGAATGTTTAGACAGTTCATGGATTTGCCTTTGCTGTGGAAGACCAACAAGGCTGACTTG TCGGTGTGGCTGGTAACATTCATAAGCACCATTCTGCTCAATTTGGACCTGGGTCTGGCTGTCTCCATTGGGTTTTCCATGCTTACTTTCATCTTCAGAACACAACT ACCACACTACTCGATCTTGGGCAACGTACCAGGCACTGAACTTTATCTGGACACAGACACCTACAAGGAG GCTAACGAGATTCCAGGAATTAAAATCTTCCGTTCATCTACAACTATCTACTACACAAATGCTGAGATGTTCTTGGAGGCATTGCAAGAGAAg AGTGGAATTGAAATCGGGAAGCTGCTGTCAGCAAAGAAGAAACGGGATGCAAAGCAGAAGCGTaaacaagagaaagagaaaaagaaagccgAACAGGCGGCAAAGAAACAA AACTCGGACATGAACAAAGAAAACTCTGCAAGAACAAAAGGAGAAAGTCAAGGGAATAGTGTGGCCTCAAGCATTTATGAAACATCTGCAGATGGCCTTAGTAAAGGCCACGTGAACTTGGCTTACCAACCTGACATAACCAcatcagactcagactcagatgCGGGGTATGACTGCATCACAGAGTTTTCCCACCACAGTGATGAAGAGAAAGGACAGGCCTGCAAATCGGGCACGCACAGCATCATCCTGGAAATTTCCACAACCAGCTTTGTGGACACAGTCACTGTGAAGACACTGAAAAAT ATTTTCAGGGACTTTGGAGAGGCTGATCTGGACATCTATTTAGCAGGCTGCCAAG CTTGTGTCGTGGAACAGCTGGAAGCAGCAGATTTCTTCTCGGTGTCCGTCCCAAAGAGCCGGCTGTTTGTCACCGTCCACGATGCAGTGCTTTATATTCTCAAGAAACGGGGGCAGACAGACTTTGTGCTT AATGTGTCCTGCAGCACCCGGATGTGA